From a region of the Deinococcota bacterium genome:
- a CDS encoding SDR family oxidoreductase has product MRLEDKVAIVTGGGSGFGAGIARRFAEEGAKVVVGDIAEEGGERVAGEIRAGGGATVFFRADVSKSDEVKALVGAAVERFGGLDIMVNNAGITHRNGPMLEVSEEVFDRVYAVNVKSLYLAAIHAVPVFRARGGGVFVNVASTAGVRPRPGLTWYNGTKGAAITLTKSMAVELAPDGIRVNAVNPVMGETALFDDFIGGDSPEKRERVLAGIPLGRFSRASDIANAALFLASGEAEFITGVCLEVDGGRCI; this is encoded by the coding sequence ATGAGGCTCGAGGACAAGGTAGCCATCGTGACCGGGGGCGGCTCCGGCTTCGGCGCGGGCATCGCCCGGCGCTTTGCCGAGGAGGGCGCCAAGGTCGTGGTGGGCGACATTGCTGAGGAGGGCGGCGAGAGAGTCGCCGGGGAAATTCGTGCCGGCGGCGGCGCGACAGTCTTCTTCAGGGCGGACGTGTCCAAAAGCGACGAGGTCAAGGCGCTCGTGGGCGCAGCCGTAGAGCGCTTCGGCGGCCTCGACATCATGGTCAACAACGCGGGCATCACGCACAGGAACGGGCCGATGCTCGAGGTTTCCGAAGAGGTCTTCGACCGGGTCTACGCGGTCAACGTCAAGAGCCTCTATCTCGCGGCCATCCACGCCGTGCCCGTCTTTCGGGCGCGGGGCGGCGGCGTCTTCGTCAACGTCGCCTCGACCGCCGGGGTGCGCCCGCGGCCGGGTCTGACTTGGTACAACGGCACCAAGGGCGCGGCCATCACCCTCACCAAGTCGATGGCGGTGGAGCTCGCGCCCGACGGGATACGCGTCAACGCCGTCAACCCGGTGATGGGCGAGACGGCGCTCTTCGACGACTTCATCGGCGGCGACTCGCCCGAAAAGCGGGAAAGGGTGCTTGCGGGCATTCCCCTGGGCCGTTTCAGCCGTGCCTCGGACATCGCCAACGCGGCGCTCTTTTTGGCCTCGGGCGAGGCCGAGTTCATCACCGGCGTCTGCCTCGAGGTCGATGGCGGGCGCTGCATTTAG
- a CDS encoding aldehyde dehydrogenase family protein, with translation MASETLDAEPREVAGGSTIPVIDPSTGETFGQIKRGTAKDIDAAVKRARRAFEGGWERTPAFERGRILMRLSGLVQEHFDALWRLESRDTGKPAPQAKSDISACARYCEYYAGAADKLHGETVPYHDGFTVITLREPHGVTGHIIPWNYPAQIFGRSVVAALAAGNACVVKPAEDACQSILRLAELALEAGLPEGVLNVVTGYGEEAGAALAGHPDIDHISFTGSPAVGTLVQGAAALHNRPVTMELGGKSPQLVFADADLESALPSLVNAVIQNAGQTCSAGSRLLVERSAYDAVMERLAESFGKLRTGAATQGPDCGPLISARQKGRVQGFLDRVRADGLEVVAQGTVADAPAGGFYVLPTLVGNVPPEHPLAQQEVFGPVLAATPFEGEDEAVALANGTDYGLLAGVWTADGGRQMRLARRLKAGQVYVNNYGAGGGIELPFGGVKRSGFGREKGFEGLKSFTVLKTVTFKHG, from the coding sequence ATGGCAAGCGAGACGTTAGACGCCGAGCCGCGAGAGGTCGCCGGGGGGAGCACCATTCCCGTCATCGACCCCAGCACCGGTGAAACCTTCGGGCAGATCAAGAGGGGCACGGCGAAAGACATAGACGCCGCCGTGAAGAGGGCCCGGCGCGCCTTCGAGGGTGGGTGGGAGCGCACACCCGCTTTTGAGCGCGGGCGCATCCTCATGCGCCTCAGCGGCCTCGTGCAGGAGCACTTTGACGCGCTCTGGAGGCTCGAGTCGCGCGACACCGGCAAGCCCGCGCCGCAGGCTAAGAGCGACATCAGCGCCTGCGCCCGCTACTGCGAATACTACGCCGGGGCGGCGGACAAATTGCACGGCGAGACGGTTCCCTACCATGACGGCTTCACCGTCATCACCCTGCGCGAGCCGCACGGCGTGACCGGCCACATCATCCCCTGGAACTACCCCGCGCAGATCTTTGGCCGCTCGGTCGTCGCCGCCCTGGCGGCGGGCAACGCCTGCGTGGTCAAGCCCGCCGAGGACGCCTGCCAGTCAATTCTGAGGCTGGCCGAGCTGGCCCTGGAGGCGGGGCTGCCCGAGGGGGTCTTGAACGTCGTCACGGGTTACGGCGAGGAGGCGGGCGCGGCCCTTGCCGGGCACCCCGACATCGACCACATCTCGTTTACCGGCTCGCCCGCGGTAGGGACGCTGGTGCAAGGGGCGGCGGCGCTGCACAACCGCCCGGTGACGATGGAACTCGGCGGCAAGTCGCCGCAGCTCGTCTTCGCCGACGCCGACCTGGAGAGCGCCCTGCCGAGCCTGGTCAACGCGGTCATTCAAAACGCCGGGCAGACCTGCTCGGCGGGCAGCCGCCTGCTCGTCGAGCGCTCGGCCTACGACGCGGTGATGGAGCGCCTGGCGGAGAGCTTTGGCAAGCTGAGGACGGGCGCCGCCACCCAGGGCCCGGACTGCGGCCCGCTCATCAGCGCGCGGCAGAAGGGGCGCGTGCAAGGGTTTCTCGACAGGGTTCGGGCGGACGGGCTCGAGGTCGTGGCGCAGGGGACCGTGGCGGACGCGCCGGCGGGCGGCTTCTACGTCCTTCCTACCCTCGTCGGCAACGTGCCGCCCGAGCACCCCCTCGCCCAGCAGGAGGTCTTCGGCCCCGTTCTGGCGGCGACGCCCTTCGAGGGCGAAGATGAGGCGGTCGCCTTGGCCAACGGCACGGACTACGGTCTGCTGGCGGGGGTGTGGACGGCTGACGGCGGGCGGCAGATGCGCCTCGCCCGGCGGCTCAAGGCCGGGCAGGTCTACGTCAACAACTACGGCGCGGGCGGCGGTATCGAACTGCCGTTTGGCGGCGTCAAGCGCTCGGGCTTTGGCCGTGAGAAGGGCTTCGAGGGCCTCAAGAGCTTCACGGTTCTAAAGACGGTAACCTTCAAGCATGGCTAG